In the genome of Drosophila subpulchrella strain 33 F10 #4 breed RU33 chromosome 2L, RU_Dsub_v1.1 Primary Assembly, whole genome shotgun sequence, one region contains:
- the LOC119548435 gene encoding uncharacterized protein LOC119548435, translating to MDKAHSSKIPIKAKRTESIEKLSSDDSDTEGYDLYMGIWELSVSLGNFNHNVDESVKFITENSSTPNDSFELVLLNDFRVKFEQLQIGVDSEEKTLHETRSDLFMRLYKELVDLEQEPLRCEFLNLCYELFDSVHPKLEDRNKSYAYRVELIDQLHAQVQNILHRLNGTADVYGRSSDFLINICLGLKTYQNEASDELNRENTCPVKEIVSEKIIEKRKLESSRIEGYRFIQYCINMTTYFSKGIRIESEVPQNTERTIIPRPEDLVAKDIASIKCLQNYTSIASEEIPLLDLSNLSEPDYNATDEYVPIKGQENFHFKNSISSPKDNFNKIAISDLGILPQDNNTKDPPVIGNYTDVVSKDNDRVIVPKLGSSTESFHENGLDDFNSQGRRNGHVASILIASVSEKPKEYKHFFKKDVFTDGKEFKDAVSLNVPKNDTVSTNCLDENDSSDRTKSKKICKLIIKEAVSPNPLEIKTCIPKKDDFDKEVILDGKKVKDVEDLNVSGNDTFSTNGLDKNVTADEMESKDIGTLIIEKADPPNDFKNKTFSDDYIEVLDDEPAARITSNCEPTDDKPDASKWSTLCSHIPLKKTIKRSLSYDFSDFHLEGGTSNGHHKVHGSLDKMKHFYEDYKNKLDSITEIEDKMDSKMDLCEDIYENVRSPKNDTRSDQVGFSDGVLSKLRQTVSDIKLNVLKEVDRSLELTLQNGISGVLSRKPSLEQAGNASKMFGRNSKFTDGLRLKSPKKISSKLIPEHQKKKDDGKLLSPRISPSQKLNRCIEIAEKDHTAECRINREIKCKDVVIGDCPKTVECNCFETEDPKATSCSLYTDIREECYSVVDDWFFEPAEKSHTFFAEEDDKEMLPPKSSQISKIDEPLTAFSYANCSIEVNNNSPDVLKPSSDILLIDFSDDRCLVKNDIGSNLTSENSVEQFFEFSAEEEGQQMTLLKYSNITEIDKSLTEFSQNNYCTVACVNNSEDIKTPLHYLRADTSVSYITEEKLSELSAEEDGQKKLSIEPKQSTKRDRSLTQFSYNHCSTEACINNPDNVKSTHNLPIDISDDCYLTSEESNAFIDEQDDQHMLFPILKESSQTDSEVTQPIFNVVDRSLTQLSRKNYQSEESINNIRNSKNLDLDLEDLKTSSNTVCIDISEEYLNLNLKQDRGQEHESVDEQDNQEMLSPILSQIKKTVSDVKLNVLKEVDKSLSELTLKCVSTHLQRNQTKANFKNKSNSVELTEETSILFDISEESDVRRSHKREVHTSLSESTLRSTSEVLPRNCSYEEFRSMSPSSELSFNSRESNSIIDLCKKCDINVNYSKPLDKYIADGLSIQKRHISEMANNDGSGDLNIYSKTIEFQNWNKMFSEWHHQRHIIAAPRAIIKIFKSNSAYECSSDDPNAPDFYEQLDQFFEITGEKKCSPAFHIDLSSIESRIIEKLKQARKVVSRKISYSDWVALVGKFNLRQLLSREERDTYESLRWQLRDTGDEDISAKSRFTDALHGMMGYGSPHLKVSSVTGRLHLRSPQHQDSLSESYLLLIIGHLGYFYKELANHLDVLGQRGQTAAALRKCLQSYLLDFKLFYKRQKKYPCSLLSLYRNTREHQVKFQWLLAVMQNIQNEKSIIVSLYEQSRRRCGYQRSLLLMWLKVASQPMIFRLQQWLLGGHLNSFDCDEFPIERSITSDHSEFWLKRYRITDHFSGLFGPQLSETLISVGKTMAYSQKYLGIEVESCLKSKELREMLLDKFDHFYEYADQEPLYNFLCNLHLEISSKVLKCLREIKYNPKYLFSQLYKYIMLADVEFIREFINHFEEFLEKPESSFNIQLFNEIKDNMSRKSISDIYIDKGFTEGTRCWSCLVLRWKFPKYWTALLGKDAEAYEPISMAIWRFHYVDYVLLERILQQQEQIRSRFDFEYLEGLEETHNCFARLIKNCLELMNVLRHYFFKDLLEPTFAKLLLACNQANTIEDILEANRIYLKSIKRGCLQTKRLRKSNQYLERLYNFILKLDDTLQKFLKSCETLKDYVLNIHLHNAHSLVSTSYRDRMLTFRLTCQNCSYVIIELRDQFISGMISFLLSLHLANEDPLRLLALSLDPKNYYMRKDKRLSQVQLFEFKRKTRKSS from the coding sequence GCATGCTCAGGTTCAAAACATATTGCATCGTCTTAACGGAACTGCAGATGTTTACGGAAGATCCTCTGATTTCCTTATTAATATCTGTCTGGGATTGAAGACATACCAAAATGAAGCCTCAGATGAATTAAATAGGGAAAACACCTGTCCAGTGAAGGAAATCGTGTCTGAGAAAATCatagaaaaaagaaaattagaGTCAAGCCGAATTGAAGGTTATCGATTTATTCAGTATTGCATCAATATGACTACTTACTTCTCAAAAGGAATAAGGATTGAAAGTGAAGTTCCGCAGAATACTGAGCGAACAATAATTCCCCGACCGGAAGATTTAGTCGCCAAGGATATAGCTTCTATTAAATGTCTACAAAATTATACCTCGATTGCTTCTGAGGAAATTCCTTTGCTTGATTTAAGTAATCTAAGTGAACCAGATTATAATGCAACCGATGAATATGTACCCATTAAGGGTcaagaaaattttcattttaaaaattcgaTCAGTTCTCCAAAAgataattttaacaaaattgCCATTAGTGATTTGGGAATCCTTCCCCAGGATAACAATACAAAAGATCCACCCGTTATTGGAAATTATACAGATGTTGTAAGTAAAGATAATGATCGTGTAATTGTTCCCAAATTGGGGTCGTCGACAGAATCGTTTCATGAAAACGGATTAGATGATTTCAATAGTCAAGGAAGAAGAAATGGACATGTGGCTTCCATTTTGATAGCTTCAGTTTCCGAAAAACCGAAGGAATATAAGCATTTCTTTAAGAAAGATGTTTTTACGGATGGTAAGGAATTTAAAGATGCTGTATCTCTAAATGTTCCTAAGAACGATACTGTTTCTACGAATTGTCTGGATGAAAATGATAGCTCAGATAGAACAAAGAGTAAAAAGATTTGTAAGTTGATCATTAAAGAAGCTGTTTCACCAAACCCTTTGGAAATCAAAACATGTATTCCTAAAAAGGATGATTTTGATAAGGAAGTTATTTTGGATGGTAAGAAAGTTAAGGATGTTGAAGATCTGAATGTTTCTGGGAACGATACTTTTTCTACGAACGGTCTGGATAAAAATGTCACCGCAGATGAAATGGAGAGCAAAGATATTGGCACGTTGATCATTGAGAAAGCTGACCCACCAAATGATTTTAAGAACAAAACTTTTAGTGATGATTATATTGAAGTGCTTGACGATGAACCTGCAGCAAGAATTACCTCAAATTGTGAACCTACCGACGACAAGCCCGATGCTTCTAAATGGAGTACACTATGTTCTCATATTCCTTTAAAAAAGACTATAAAAAGGTCGCTTTCTTATGATTTTTCTGATTTCCATTTAGAGGGAGGTACTTCTAATGGTCATCATAAAGTTCATGGTAGCCTAGATAAGATGAAACATTTCTATGAAGATTATAAGAATAAACTTGATTCTATTACTGAAATAGAAGATAAAATGGACTCGAAAATGGATTTATGTGAAGATATCTATGAAAACGTCAGGTCGCCGAAAAATGACACAAGATCGGACCAAGTGGGGTTTTCGGACGGAGTTTTAAGTAAACTGAGGCAAACTGTAAGTGATATAAAGCTAAACGTTTTAAAAGAAGTTGATAGGTCTTTAGAATTAACGTTGCAAAATGGAATATCTGGCGTGCTATCGAGGAAACCGTCTTTGGAACAAGCAGGGAATGCGTCCAAAATGTTTGggagaaattcaaaatttactgATGGGCTTCGTTTAAAATCTCCTAAAAAAATATCCTCAAAACTAATTCCGGAACACCAAAAGAAAAAGGACGATGGGAAATTGCTTTCACCTAGAATAAGTCCATCACAAAAGTTAAATAGATGTATCGAGATTGCTGAAAAAGACCATACTGCTGAATGTCGTATCAACagggaaataaaatgtaaagaCGTGGTAATAGGAGATTGCCCAAAAACAGTTGAATGCAATTGTTTTGAAACTGAAGATCCAAAAGCCACTTCGTGTAGCTTATACACTGATATCCGAGAGGAATGTTATTCGGTAGTGGATGATTGGTTTTTTGAACCAGCGGAAAAATCCCATACATTTTTCGCTGAAGAGGACGATAAAGAAATGCTACCACCAAAATCAAGTCAAATTTCCAAAATAGATGAGCCTTTGACCGCGTTTTCATATGCAAATTGTTCTATTGAAGTGAATAATAATAGTCCGGACGTTTTAAAGCCTTCTTCAGATATCTTACTCATTGACTTTTCTGACGATCGCTGTTTAGTAAAAAATGATATTGGTAGTAATTTAACATCAGAAAACTCAGTGGAACAATTCTTTGAATTTTCCGCTGAAGAGGAGGGTCAACAAATGACTTTACTAAAATACAGTAATATTACTGAAATAGATAAGTCTTTGACCGAGTTTTcacaaaataattattgcacgGTAGCCTGTGTTAATAATTCGGAAGATATAAAAACTCCTTTGCATTATTTACGAGCTGATACATCTGTAAGTTATATTACAGAGGAAAAATTAAGTGAATTGTCCGCTGAAGAGGACGGTCAAAAAAAGCTTTCAATCGAACCAAAACAATCTACTAAAAGAGATAGATCTTTGACACAGTTTTCATATAATCATTGTAGCACTGAAGCCTGTATTAATAACCCGGATAATGTAAAATCTACACATAATTTACCCATTGATATCTCTGACGACTGCTATTTGACATCAGAAGAATCCAATGCTTTCATCGATGAGCAGGACGATCAGCATATGCTTTTTCCAATATTGAAAGAATCTTCCCAAACCGATAGTGAAGTTACGCAACCCATTTTCAACGTAGTGGATAGGTCTTTGACCCAGCTTTCAAGAAAAAATTATCAAAGTGAAGAGAGCATTAATAATATAAGAAACAGTAAAAACCTAGATTTAGATTTAGAGGATCTAAAAACATCTTCGAATACTGTATGCATTGACATTTCTGAGGAATACTTGAATCTAAATTTAAAGCAAGACCGTGGACAAGAACATGAATCTGTCGATGAACAGGACAATCAGGAAATGCTCTCACCAATATTaagtcaaattaaaaaaacagtGAGTGACGTCAAGCTCAACGTTTTAAAGGAAGTGGATAAATCCCTATCAGAATTGACTTTAAAATGTGTCTCTACCCATTTACAGAGAAATCAAACCAAagcaaattttaaaaacaagtcGAATAGTGTGGAATTAACAGAGGAAACTAGTATCCTCTTTGACATATCTGAGGAAAGTGACGTTAGGCGAAGCCATAAAAGGGAAGTACATACATCTTTATCGGAATCGACCTTAAGAAGTACTTCCGAAGTTTTACCTAGAAATTGCTCCTATGAAGAGTTTCGGAGTATGTCGCCAAGTTCAGAACTTAGTTTTAACTCTAGAGAGAGTAATTCCATCATTGATTTATGTAAGAAATGCGATATTAATGTAAACTACTCAAAGCCGTTGGATAAATACATTGCTGATGGCTTAAGTATACAAAAAAGACACATTAGTGAAATGGCCAACAACGATGGTTCAGGTGATTTGAATATATATTCTAAAACAATTGAGTTTCAAAATTGGAACAAAATGTTTTCTGAATGGCATCATCAACGGCATATTATTGCAGCCCCTCGTGCCATAATTAAAATCTTCAAATCGAACTCGGCATATGAGTGTTCCTCTGATGATCCAAATGCTCCCGATTTCTATGAACAACTGGATCAATTTTTTGAGATTACGGGTGAAAAGAAATGTTCCCCAGCCTTTCATATAGATCTATCTTCGATTGAATCGCGGATAATAGAGAAACTTAAACAAGCCAGGAAGGTAGTTTCCAGAAAAATAAGCTACTCCGATTGGGTGGCTTTGGTGGGCAAGTTCAATTTAAGGCAATTGCTGTCGCGTGAGGAGAGAGACACCTACGAATCCTTGCGATGGCAACTTAGGGATACGGGTGATGAGGACATATCTGCAAAGTCTCGATTCACCGATGCTCTCCACGGAATGATGGGTTACGGATCGCCGCATTTGAAGGTATCATCTGTAACTGGCAGGCTGCATCTGCGTTCGCCACAGCATCAGGATAGCCTCAGTGAGTCCTATTTGCTGCTCATCATTGGCCACCTGGGATACTTCTATAAAGAGTTGGCGAACCACCTGGATGTACTTGGGCAGCGGGGGCAAACTGCTGCTGCTCTCCGAAAATGTCTGCAAAGTTACCTCTTAGATTTTAAACTCTTCTATAAGAGACAAAAAAAGTATCCCTGCAGCCTACTTAGTTTGTACCGAAACACTCGAGAGCATCAGGTGAAATTTCAGTGGCTTCTGGCTGTCATGCAAAACATTCAGAATGAAAAGTCTATTATAGTTTCACTGTATGAGCAATCGCGCCGAAGATGCGGATATCAAAGAAGCTTATTGCTAATGTGGCTAAAAGTGGCAAGCCAACCAATGATATTCAGGCTTCAACAATGGCTTCTTGGCGGTCACCTTAATTCTTTTGATTGCGATGAGTTTCCCATCGAACGCAGCATAACATCGGATCATAGTGAGTTTTGGCTAAAACGCTATCGAATTACAGATCATTTTTCTGGCCTATTTGGGCCTCAGCTCAGTGAAACTCTGATTAGCGTGGGCAAAACCATGGCATACTCACAAAAGTACTTGGGTATCGAGGTGGAATCCTGTCTGAAAAGCAAAGAGCTACGTGAAATGTTGCTGGACAAATTCGATCACTTCTATGAATATGCTGACCAGGAACCACTTTACAATTTTCTTTGCAATCTGCACTTGGAAATTTCCAGCAAGGTCCTAAAATGTCTTCGGGAAATTAAGTACAATCCAAAGTACCTCTTTTCTCAGCTCTACAAGTACATAATGCTAGCGGATGTGGAGTTCATCAGAGAATTTATAAATCATTTCGAAGAGTTTCTCGAAAAACCGGAGAGTTCCTTTAATATCCAGCTTTTCAACGAAAtaaaagataatatgtcaCGCAAGTCCATTTCGGATATCTATATAGATAAGGGCTTCACCGAAGGAACTAGGTGTTGGTCATGTCTTGTCCTCCGCTGGAAGTTTCCGAAATACTGGACTGCACTACTCGGCAAGGATGCTGAGGCTTATGAACCTATCTCTATGGCCATCTGGAGATTCCATTATGTTGACTATGTGCTTTTGGAAAGGATACTTCAGCAACAGGAGCAAATACGCAGTCGCTTCGACTTCGAATATTTAGAGGGCCTGGAAGAAACACACAACTGTTTTGCCAGACTGATCAAGAATTGTCTGGAACTAATGAATGTTCTAAGGCATTATTTCTTCAAGGACTTATTAGAGCCGACATTCGCAAAACTTTTATTGGCCTGCAACCAGGCTAACACGATCGAAGATATTCTAGAGGCAAATAGAATATATCTGAAGTCCATCAAGCGTGGGTGCCTGCAAACGAAAAGACTTAGGAAATCGAATCAGTATCTAGAGCgactttataattttatacTCAAACTAGATGATACTCTGCAAAAGTTCTTGAAATCATGTGAAACTTTGAAAGATTATGTGCTAAATATTCACTTGCATAATGCACATAGTTTGGTTTCCACCTCTTACAGGGATCGCATGCTGACCTTTCGTTTGACCTGTCAAAACTGCTCGTATGTCATTATCGAGTTACGAGATCAATTTATATCGGGAATGATAAGCTTTTTATTGAGTCTGCATTTGGCAAATGAAGATCCATTAAGGTTGCTTGCTTTAAGTTTGGATCCCAAAAACTATTATATGAGAAAGGACAAAAGATTGAGCCAGGTGCAATTGTTCGAGTTCAAAAGAA